The following proteins are encoded in a genomic region of Streptomyces collinus Tu 365:
- a CDS encoding alpha/beta fold hydrolase, with amino-acid sequence MGQQASPVRTAGLGRAVGPEPRSVSGAVLLLPGGEEVSGRRPSLVRSPALVRSLGRRFARAGRAEGLAVHTVHYRYRGWNGSQAHLAADAEWAADEVVRRYGDVPVCLAGLDMGGRAALRAGRHEAVNSVVALAPWLPDADVAAPAEPVKQLVGRRVLIVHGTNDERTDPELSFRLAERAKKANRDVCRFEVHSDGHALHQHRDEVLSLAVDFAMGALFGSQVSRPVEDALAAPPPIGLRMPLAAGFGRSLRR; translated from the coding sequence ATGGGACAGCAAGCGTCGCCGGTCCGAACGGCCGGGCTGGGCAGGGCAGTCGGTCCGGAGCCGAGGTCGGTGAGCGGGGCGGTGCTGCTGCTCCCCGGCGGCGAGGAGGTGTCCGGCCGTCGGCCGTCCCTGGTCCGGTCACCGGCGCTGGTCCGCTCGCTGGGCCGCAGGTTCGCCCGCGCGGGCCGGGCGGAGGGCCTGGCCGTCCACACCGTCCACTACCGCTACCGGGGCTGGAACGGCAGCCAGGCGCACCTGGCCGCCGACGCCGAGTGGGCCGCCGACGAGGTGGTCCGGCGCTACGGGGACGTGCCGGTGTGCCTGGCGGGACTCGACATGGGCGGCCGGGCCGCGCTGCGGGCCGGCCGCCACGAGGCCGTGAACTCCGTGGTGGCGCTGGCCCCCTGGCTGCCCGACGCGGACGTGGCCGCGCCCGCCGAGCCGGTCAAGCAGCTGGTGGGGCGGCGCGTGCTGATCGTGCACGGCACGAACGACGAGCGGACCGATCCGGAGCTGTCGTTCCGGCTGGCGGAGCGGGCGAAGAAGGCGAACCGGGACGTGTGCCGGTTCGAAGTGCACTCCGACGGCCACGCGTTGCACCAGCACCGGGACGAGGTGCTCAGCCTGGCCGTGGACTTCGCGATGGGCGCGCTGTTCGGGTCGCAGGTGTCCCGGCCGGTGGAGGACGCGCTGGCGGCCCCGCCGCCCATAGGGCTGCGGATGCCGCTGGCCGCCGGGTTCGGCAGGTCGCTGCGGCGCTAG